In the Pyramidobacter porci genome, CTCGTCGGCCCTCGCCGCGGCCAGCGCGTTGCCCGTCAGATACGGATCGGTGAGCACGTGATAGACGCCGTCGAACAGATCGAAACAGGCGTGCCCCAAAAACGTCAGTTTCATGTGAAAATCGCTCCTTTCTCGTTGCAGTTTAATCGTCGAATGTCCGGCCGCCGGCGATGGTGCGCGCGATCTGCGAGGGCACGGGCGGGCAGCCCTTGCAAAAGGGGAAGCGCTCGCGAAAGCGCGCTGCGCAGTTGCCGACGAGCACGATCTCGCCGCCGTTTCGCAGATCCTCGTCCTGCAGGTCGCGTCCGCAGGCCAGCGTGATCAGCTTTCGGTCGGGGAAGTCGCCGTGATGGTAGCGGAAGAATTGCAGGACAGCCGCGTGGCAGGCGCTGCACGCGCCGCGGTCGACAACGCGGAAATTGGAAAACGAGAGGCGCAGATCCTGTTCGCCGGCGCGCACAAAACGTCTTCCCCATTTCCGGTAATCGGCAGGGAAAACCCTGATGTCCTCGAATTTTAACCCCTTGTTTTCGCGCACCAGGTCGATGTGCAGCGCGTCGCCGGGCTCCATGCCCATCAGCCGCAGGCAGACCAGATCGGCGGCAGCCGGCGACTGGGAGGCGACGACCAGCCCCAGGTCCACGCGCGAACCTCCCGAGGGGCCGAAGCCTTCCATAGCAACGAAACCGTCGACGAGCGCGTAATCAGCATAGCATATTTTGGCCAGATCCATAATCCCGTAATCGAGACATTTTCCGCGCGCATTCTCCGGCAACGGCTTGAAAATGCGGTGCAGTCGCGTCTTGTCGCGCTGGTACAGACAGCCCTTCATGTTTTTGATGCTCAACGTGGCGCCGGCGTACATATGCGTTTTCATCACCGGCACGGAAACGACGCGATCCACTTCGAAAGTCAGTTTCGACAGCTTCAACCTCTCCACCATGACCGGCGCGGGAATTTCGCGCTCGGCCATGCCCGAATCATCGAGATTCAGACATTCCACGCCTTCCTCCCGGCACACGTCCCAAATACCGGCGCTCTTCAGCGCTTCAATGCTGTCGGTGCCGACGATGGAACTGTCGCCGACGTAAACTTTTTTCGTGCCGCGCTCCTTGAAAAAACGGATCAGTCCGCGCACCGCCTCAGGATGCGTGCACAGCCCGCTTGCCGCCGGTCCTTTGAATCCCGTGTTCACCTTGAGCAGCACCGACAGAGCGGACGAATCCTCCCTAAAGACCTTGTCGATCGCCTCGTAAGCGATTTCCGCGGGGTCGGCGCCTTTGACGACATAAACGTCGGTCATCGGCTTCTCAGCCTTTCAACCATTTCCTGCACACGGGCCGGCGGCGGCGACGTCAGCCAGCTCACGACCACCAGCAGGATGGCGGCGGCGGAAAACGCCACGAACGTCAGATGCAGCCACTTATAGTAACCTGCGGCGAACCACAGCGCCGAGCCGGCGAAGCCGCCGATCAATGCGGCAATGGCTCCCTCGCGCGTGGCGCGCTTCCAGTACAGCCCGATGAGAATGACGGGGGCGAAGGTCGACAGCCCACCCCAGGCCCACCAGTTCACCCAGAGAATGCCCTCGAAGGGATTGAAAGCGATCCAGGCAGCCGCAGCGCCGACGATCAGTGCCGTGACGCGACCGACCAGCACCACGTCGCGGTCGTTCGCTGTGCCGTTTTTGAACAGCTTGTTGTAGAAATCCTGACATACCGTCGTGTTGACCACATGCAGCAGCGCGTCGGCCGATGACATCACCGCCGCGAGAATCGCCGCCGTGACGATGCCCACGAGGATTTTGGGCGTATAGGTCATGATCAGCCGGATAAAGTTCGTGTTCTTGTCGGCGGAGTCGGGAAACAGCACCATGCAGGCCATGTTGATGAACAGCGTTGCGAACAGCATGAACACACCCGTGCAGCCAGCCACCATTGCCGACTTGCGCGAGTCGGCGGGATTCTCCATGCCCATGAACATCTGCACCAACTGAGGCTGCCCCATGTAGCCCAGCAGCCCGGCTGAAAGCAGCCCCACGATCGTCCACAGATTGATCCAGATGTTCATTTTCGCCGCATCGACCTGGCCCACTGCGGCGAAAATATCGGCGATGCTGCCGGTTTGGCTGAACGCCACGTAAGCCCCTGCCAGCACGGCGAAAATCATCAGGCACCCCTGAATGAAATCGGTCCACACCACCGCCAGCAGACCGCCGGCGGAAGTGTAGAGCGTCACGATCGCCGTGGCGAGAATGATGGACCATTTGTAATCCCAGCCGAGAATCGCTTTGAATGTCGTGCCCGCCGCCATCAGCTGCGAGGCCATATAAACCGTGATGGAGACGAAGATAATCACCGCCGAAATTACACGGATGACCCTTTTGTCCTCGTCGTAGTAGCGCGCTTCGATCAGGTCGATAAAACTCTTCGCCCCCGAAAGCCCCGTGAAACGGCTGACCTTTTTGGCCAACGCAAAGAAGTTGACGAACGGCGCGAAACCCGACGAAACCGAAGTCCACACGGCGGCCAACCCCATCGACGCCACCTGGCTCGACCAGGCCAAAAACAGCCAGCCGCTCAACCCTGCCGCCTGATGCGCCATTGCCGTCAGCAGTACACCGAACTTTTTGCCACCGATCAGATAGTCTCTTGACGTCTTCACCTTTTTCGACGCCGCCCAGCCAATGCCCAGCATCAGCGCCATATACGCGACAATGACCGCGATGATGACACCCATTCTCTTCCAGCAACCCTTCCCGAAAATTAAAAACGAAACAAACGAAATTTCCTGAACGCTTTATCGATGCACAGTGATGTTACATCGAAAACGAAGATTTTGCAATCAGCAAGAATCTGCCGCCGAGGATGCGATAGGAACGACTGATCGCGATTGATGCTAATTTTCAATTAAAAGGCTGAGCACAAGGGCGCTGCGAGGGAGATTCACAAAGCGAGCTGCGCAGCAGTCAAGATAGTTCAGAGCGACTGAAATCCCTCGCAGCGCCCGGCAAACTATGTTAACGCTTTTTATCAAGAGATAGTCTTAGCTTTCCTTGTCGACAGACCTACGCACAACAAAAGCCGCGAAGATTTCGAACTGAGCCCGTTGAGTTGAATCCTCGCGGCTTTGTTTTGAGCGAGATGAGTCTGCTTGTCAAAGTGCGCTCTTGGCGCGCGTACCTTGGCGGTCAATTGCGGGGGTGTTTCTTAATATAGTTCAGCAGGCCGCCGCACAGCAAGATCTCTATTTCCTCATCAGAGCCTTCCAGCTTTACTCTGAACGTTGTGCCGTTCGTGAGATTCTCCACGCTGACGGAACGACTCTTGATTTGTTCCGGCCAAGCCTCAATCTCGATCTTGTCTTCCAGCGAGATGGAGTCGTAGTCCGTAGAGGCAACGAAGAGCAAGGGGACCACGCCATGGTTCACGAGATTGTTTCGGTGGATGCGGGCAATGGACTTGGCGATAACGGCCTTGACGCCAAGGAACATGGGAGAGATGGCGGCATGCTCGCGGCTGGATCCTTGCCCGTAATTCTCGCCGCCGATGATCACGCTCGTACCCATGGATTTCGCACGAGATACAAAGCCAGGATCATAGCGGGAGTAAGTATACCGTGCGATCAGCG is a window encoding:
- a CDS encoding DUF362 domain-containing protein, giving the protein MTDVYVVKGADPAEIAYEAIDKVFREDSSALSVLLKVNTGFKGPAASGLCTHPEAVRGLIRFFKERGTKKVYVGDSSIVGTDSIEALKSAGIWDVCREEGVECLNLDDSGMAEREIPAPVMVERLKLSKLTFEVDRVVSVPVMKTHMYAGATLSIKNMKGCLYQRDKTRLHRIFKPLPENARGKCLDYGIMDLAKICYADYALVDGFVAMEGFGPSGGSRVDLGLVVASQSPAAADLVCLRLMGMEPGDALHIDLVRENKGLKFEDIRVFPADYRKWGRRFVRAGEQDLRLSFSNFRVVDRGACSACHAAVLQFFRYHHGDFPDRKLITLACGRDLQDEDLRNGGEIVLVGNCAARFRERFPFCKGCPPVPSQIARTIAGGRTFDD
- a CDS encoding sodium/proline symporter — protein: MGVIIAVIVAYMALMLGIGWAASKKVKTSRDYLIGGKKFGVLLTAMAHQAAGLSGWLFLAWSSQVASMGLAAVWTSVSSGFAPFVNFFALAKKVSRFTGLSGAKSFIDLIEARYYDEDKRVIRVISAVIIFVSITVYMASQLMAAGTTFKAILGWDYKWSIILATAIVTLYTSAGGLLAVVWTDFIQGCLMIFAVLAGAYVAFSQTGSIADIFAAVGQVDAAKMNIWINLWTIVGLLSAGLLGYMGQPQLVQMFMGMENPADSRKSAMVAGCTGVFMLFATLFINMACMVLFPDSADKNTNFIRLIMTYTPKILVGIVTAAILAAVMSSADALLHVVNTTVCQDFYNKLFKNGTANDRDVVLVGRVTALIVGAAAAWIAFNPFEGILWVNWWAWGGLSTFAPVILIGLYWKRATREGAIAALIGGFAGSALWFAAGYYKWLHLTFVAFSAAAILLVVVSWLTSPPPARVQEMVERLRSR